The Octopus bimaculoides isolate UCB-OBI-ISO-001 chromosome 1, ASM119413v2, whole genome shotgun sequence genome contains the following window.
GGGTAAGGGAGGTGACTTGATCGTTAccatttgtttttgttgactGAGCAACTGCATCTTTTTAACTTTTGTGAACCAACATCaaacattggaaaatatatttcataaaatttttatgaTTTCATAAGTTTTTGAAGTGTTATAAGCAGTGAAATAACTTAGATgaagtctcatcatcatcatcatcatcatcgtttaacgtccgctttccatgctagcatggaaagcggatgttaaacgatgatgatgatgaggaggagactTCTTCTAAGTTATTTCACTGCTTATTtggaaaagttttaaaaaaaaaggtgtgtgtgtgtgtgtggtgatgttatAGATGGGCATAAAATGAAAGTGTAAAGTGTTGTtgataaaactgaaatgaaagtgTAACGTAGGTAGGCTTGTTTCGATGGAAAGCTAAATGTTCTCAAAGTGAAGCCGTTATATGTTGTACAAAACAGGAGAtatcttagacaagtgtcttctactacagctctggACCAGCCAATGCCTTATGAATGTATTTGGTGGATGGGAACTGTATGGAAGACCATTGTATGACAATTAGTGTTGATTTATACAaatctatatttctgagatgaggaattgatattatgtatacaataatccctcaactatcgcatgtgttatgttccaaaaccccctgcgataggtgaaaatctgtgaagtagaaacaatactgtactgtatattttaaaaattatatttataatttgtatataattattttattataaaagcaaaacatcacagtggaatcgatgtaagcttaaataataaaccatgatgTGGCATGGGATTactgtattgtttatatttgttggaCGGGTGTACTCATCTTTAGTGTTGCTTTCACTACATTTTGGCTGTTgtacactccagccttcttcaagtgtcttgTGTTAACCTTAGTTGTATTAGAATTTCAAATTTAACCCTTTACAGGAGCACACTATTCTCATTCCTTTCTTTGCATTTCATGACATTTTTTGCTTCAAGTTGATTTGTGAATTACCTTAGTgccttgcctgggattgaacttacAACCTCTAGGTGACTGCATTACATTAACCAACGTCTTTACTACTCTATGGCATAGCatgttgacagaataagtactactcttaaaaaaaaagtgctgggggtcaatttgttagactaaaccccttcatggtgctccagcatggctgcagtccaatgattaaaacaaataaaagataaaaccaaATTTATAAAAGTACcttctcaatacacacacacacatacatacaaacacacacacacacacacacacacaaacacacacatatatatatatatatatatatatatatatatacatacacatgctgtaTTTTGAAATGGTAATGGATAACATGTTTAGACTTGGATCTCATTCTTAAGCTAACAttttatagatacaaatattCAAACATTCGAAAATCTCAAAATACTTTCAATCCCAAGATTTCTGATAAAAGATTATCAACTCTGATTTGGAAAGACTGATATAACTTTAATTTCCTttgtattacaaataaataaacaaaaacaaaacttgtggcagacttttttattttctgtaaactaACTGACATGAAGTATGCATGGTAGGTTAAAGTCCAaccaaattgattttattatcagtttctttttgttaaCTAAACAAGTAACATAAATTGGAGAGATATCCAAAAGTAGTTACTTGTACAGAGAAAGTTTTCATTGAACTAAAACAGACAATTATTACCGAGGTTTGAAAGCAATTTTTCGGCTCTTCAACACAGACCACTTATGTCGTTTATAATAGAAACTCACAGAAATCAGAAGGCCAAATATAACAGCAGCCtgaaaagataaagaagagaaTTATATCAATTATTACTCTCTCTTGCTaaacatcacattttttttacaaagtcttttcctctttctgacatcattatcattgtttaacacctattttccatgctggcgtgggctGGATGTTTAACAGGAACTGACTAACCAGAATGTTGCGCCAAGCTCTAATGTCTGAATAGCAATCTTTTTGAGTCTACAGATTATTGTATAGACAAAAAATCTGATCACATAAGGTTAgcacatatactactactactataaaagaAGGTTGGCTCCTTCCTCACAaggttaattaaaaaaataaacagcattAGAGGGAGGAACATGTTACAAGACTTAGTTTCTGTATGAGATAGAAGGAATGAACTGCAGCGCTTTCTTTGTTATTCAGTTTCTTTGTTACATTAAATATGAGTTTGCTTTGAAaagaatgataaaacaaaaacaagtcttTAGTGGATGTGATGGCCAGTTCCAGTCAACCTTAAAACTAAAAGTgagattttctttatatttattttaaattaattgacaAACAGTCTTATTGTGTTAGAGACAAATTATGGATTTACATAAACAAGAATATCAGCGTAATAGACTTTACTATTTTGATTCTATGTAACAAATGCTTTGCACTTCATCATATTTCCAAAgcgtttttaaatattattttgattttatacatgAAAAATTTAAtgcattagagaaaaaaaaccgaGACATTGTCAATTAGGGCAACAATAAACTTACCTTCATAGCCATCTTTTTACGAGTATCGTGCTCTGGCTCTGCAGCCCATTTTAAGAAAGTAGTCACATCCATAGCCAACTGGCTTTGTGTAGCTGGTGTtcctacaaatataaatattacatatagtggttttttttttaaacagcaaTTATGTTGTAGAATGTACAACCATCATGACAAACCCACTGTGTCCTTTTCACCTCTCTGACTATCCATGCAGGAGATAGTAAACGATATGAGTTAATGTAGAATTTGACAAAATATGAATTTAGGAGATTTTTATAAAGCTGTACCATCAACAGTTAAATCAGTGCAGACATTTGGCCTCtagtttaataattttattttctaatatttcagtCAGGAGGAAAAGCATTGCCCATATGTTATAGGGCCTCTGAAACTGTTGGAAGCAAGAAGCCTGACTCTAATGCACACAACAGAGCGGACCCTactaaagacacccaaggtgccaggtAGTGGTGCTAAACTGTATGATGGGTTAAGACCACCAAAGTCGGccattgcaggatttgaactcaaattctgCAAGGCATCCAGTTTGATGTTCTTACGGCTTCACCAATCCACTATCTTAGGTTGGTAGTTTTTAATAatacccaaaagaatgaaaaactaaGTTAGACGGGTATTAAGATTCAGACACTTGCAGAGATTTTTGGATTGAAATAGacactcatttatttttaattgaattatacAGAGGTAAATAGAGTAAAACATCTTGATAAATATCAGAACAAAACATGCTAAATGTTTAGAATTTTCCTTTTGAATAAGATATTTCGCCATCATTTTACATCTTTCCTATGATGGCATGGGATGTATCATGATCCAAAACAGTTCTTGTTAAGAGTTACTGCCTCTGTACATGGGCCAGGATAACATTTCAATTGTATGGTATAGTTTCTAAAGGTTGGACGCCTTTCCTattactaaccactttacagagagtattGAGAGCATTTTATCTATGGCACCAGTACTAGGGAGGTTGCTTTCTTTTCAGCAAGGATCAAGAATCCTCCCTACCTTACACTGTCTTCATCCACATCAAAGAAGTTGTCTCAACACTGGCAAAGCTAAAATACCTTCTCTTTTCTACTTTGTTCCCTTTGTTGGTTACTTTCTACACAACTGAGTGCAGAAAGATGAGAAGACGACTTATTAGCCATGTGAATTTAACAAGAAAGTATTGTAAGTTAGAGTACAAACATGGATTTTGTGTCTCTAAAAAATATTGGTTGTAAAATCAGGATCAGTTAATGTTtctcaaaaataatattcatcttttataacatagaaaaatgacattaaaataataaacacacttTGCAGCAATAACAGAATTTACTTACCATCATCATATTCAATGATTTCATTGTATAAAGCTTGTGCCATACCAATTGCACCTCCAGCAAAATAAGGATTGTAGTGTGTGCCTTCCTGGAGAGTAACTCCAGCTGGAGGATCACAATAACCAGTCAAAATAGAGAAGATGTAATcctaaaatgtaaagaaattaaatttttattttatagtaaGATGTGACATCATCTGTGTAAATAGAAAGGAAGTAGCTTTGTTATTTTACAACCAAATATCATTGCTAATTCTGATTTCTGTCAACTGATTAAACAAGCAATACAGAAGTAAATTCTCAAAGAACCTAAACTGTTATTTAGTTTGAAATCCTGGTTATAGAAATATCACTTGTTCAAGTCACTGTCTGCCAGGAGAAAAGAATGGAAACCATGCCTATGTAACCTTTCTAGGTTACTCTAATATGATAGGAAACTATGTCTAAAAATGTAAATGCTATAGAGAAGCAAAACCTTTGAACTGAATCTATGTCAAACAGTAGGATGATGAAACAGATGACAGTTTATGAACGTAGTCATTTTGAAATTCTAAGTGGGTAACTAATAGGAAAAACTCATACAGGatatgtggaggcatgtggcttagtggttagggtgttgggttcatgatcacaagattgtggttttgaatcCTAGACCGAGTGACacattgtgtacttgagcaaaacacttcatttcatgttgctccagttcactcagctggcaaaaatgagtaatcctgcaatggactggcatctcatCCAGGTGAGGAATTTATATGTCATGGAAACCAGCAATTATGAGTTGGCAggactcaagaaggtaactttacctacTTTTTACTCATAATGTATAAAGAGAAAGCCAGATAGCAGGAAGAACAGCTAACTACTAAATTAAAAAAGTTTGTGAGAACAAAATAAATTCGAAAACGATAGAAAGCCAACTTGTAGTTCAATCAATATAGTTACTAGccatattttactaaattttaaaataatacattataataaaatgtttgaaaGTATAATTTTAATGGAATTACAAAGctaaataataatcattgtttcCATTCTCACAATATCAAAATTTATGAGCTTCACTATACTATGCACCAAATAATTGCACtggtttttaaaaacttttccacTCCATACTGGTACACATCAAAACATGTAGTAAATGAGTGTCAGCTTGTCTTTGCTCTTGTGTTCAACATTGAAATTCTTACACTGACAGGCATATAATTTCTTATCTTCTgaaaatactaattaaaaaaaactggaataagaaatggaaaatgggaaaacagaggaggaaaacaaatttgagaaaaaaaatgtacctCTCCACCTTCCCTAGCTGAAGTGATTAAAGACAAGTCAGGTGGGAGTGCTCCATTGTTAGCTGCTCTAGCTGCTTCATCATTTGCGTAGGGCTTTGGAAACCTGTCTGATAATTTTCCAGGGCGTTCAAAcatattgccatcatcatcaggCCCATCAAGCACCTGGATCTAGAaaggataaaaaatttttttcaattaaaattaaaaactgaTTTAACACATGCTTACAAATTTGAAATAACTTAAGAGTTTAAATATACGAAGTTAATAAAATACTATAAGGACACTCGTTAAGCACTATCTAGAGAGGTTTATTAAGTCTTActtttgatttaattttgatAGGAATTGTGAACATCTACTAATATGTGCATTAGCTTGACATAGGCTATTTGGTGACAATCCAGATATAATAATTAGGAAGATATTTACTTCTTCGGCTTCAATTCGTGCTTCATCTTCAGTATGGGAAACATCTATGAGATTACGGTAACACAAATACCGCATACTGTGACATGCTGCACATACTTGTTTATAAACCTGGTAACCACGGCGAATACTGAAAAACAAAACTATGAAAAGTTAgttaaaagtaaaaatcaaaattttatgaGCTGAAatgtgaattgaaaaaaaaaaggacatactATAAAAGTAtcttaaattcaaattaatatagaaattagcatttttttttataactactTACAGAATAACTAAAAGTCCCCTCTTTTATAcataacataaaaaagaaacttaTCTGCTCTTTTTTTCTACTTGCTTATTTTTCAACTTTATGTTGCCCAGCTAAACTATCATACTCAACAAATcttctttttctcaattttttagtGCTCATATTTCACTTCCATAAAGAATGTTTGCCATGCATGTTAGAGAATTGTGTTTCCCAATTAGGGATCTCAAGAACCTTAGGTTTCCATAAGAAATTGTGGATAAATTGACGAGTTATATGCAAATGGATTTTTGAGTCATTTTGTCTTTGgtttaattctatatttgtaattacattatacatgcatagcATATTTGAAATCTGTAGGTAGCAAAACAATcctataggaaaaaaaaatgacttcttTGTAGGGAATTGCAGAGGAAATTGGTTTAACAAAAACTTGGATAGCACAAAATTGCTTATTCTATCTTTGTAGTGTCTGATAGATTAGTACTACCAAATGTTTCAAAAATTGTTGTATGATTTGCTTAATCTCTAATGAAATTTTAACTTTGACAAAGAAAaaggtgtgtctttgtgtctgtccccaccatagcttgacaactggtgtttgtttgtttaaccaaacatggctgatgccagtaccaccggactggctcctgtgccggtggcacataaaaagctccagccgaacgtggtcaatgctaggtctgcctgactggctcccatgctagtggcacataaaaagcaccaaccgattgtgaccgatgccagtaccccctgacaggctcctgtgctggtggtacataaaaaacagCATCTgaacgtgatcattgccaggcccgtctgactggctcctgtgctggtggcatgtaaaaagcacccactacactctcagtggttagtataggaagggcatccagctgtagaaacattgccagatcagattggagcctggtgcagttgctggctctccagacctcagtcaaactgtccaacccatgccagcatggaaaaatggacgttaaacgatgatgatgatgatatatatatatatatatatataggtattaacTATTGGAAAAAAAATACTCAATACCATGGcagagattaatattttattttggctgAGTCAGTctcttggtactctgagtttcacctgtagGTGCAAAGTTGtgttttacatttgtatgtaaacatatatgcaggGAATATAACCATTGTGTATAAAACAACAGTAAATTCCCTACCATATTAAATTTAGATATcttgtaaatgataaaatatggGAACTTCTTTTGTTTTATGCAGCAGATTATGATATCACCGACAATAAAGAAACAACTGTATTGGTGATGCCAACTAGTAAATGCAGCTATGCAATGCAAAAAAGATAATGCAAAGAGGGAGAGGGTTTACAGATAACCACGTTTTCTGTGCAGTAGGTGGATTTTTAATGTAAATCAATAATTTGATGAACCAGTGGATTGGATGATATGAATATCTGATTTTACAACAtctaaatgaagatattttaagCAATGAAAATGTGTCCAGAATTggatgaaaatcatcatcatcatcgtttaacgtccgctttccatgctagcatgggttggacgatttgactgaggactggtggaatcTGATGGCTacatcagactccaatctgatttagcagagtttctacagctggatgcccttcctaacgccaaccactccgagagtgtagtgggtgcttttatgtgtcaccggcttAAACTAAGGAGGGAGGGCAACACTCATGGCCTTTTTGCTGGCTGCTGAAATTGGTGGAGTAAAGGGAGGAGAAAATCACAACTTATGGATTATCCTCAAACTGGGGAAGGGGCCAAAGGTCAGATGCTGGTGTTATACTGAGTACCAGAATAAATATACGGACCAACCACAGACATAAATAATCCAGCTAATAGGTTAATGTTTTTTTTGGCCTGAAGAGATACAAGAGAGCATCTATCTGGTTGCTgaatctattagaaatagcatccaGCTCATCCTAACCTTAATCCTActggcttaaaaaagaaaaaggatacatTAAACAGTGTTGCTCTAGATATACAAAAttatgagatggtcatggctaatTTGTGAGCAAACAATACCTTACCTCGCATGGTCAAAAGCATCAAATATTCCCTGATGTTTCCAGGCATACTTTGGAGGATGCAGTGCGCCAGATGCAAACACAGCCTGATTTACAGCTACAGCATAAGTGGCAGCTCCCAAACCAGTTAGTCCAACAAGTGTATAAACCTAaaacaaagatagaaaaaattatatatataaatctgtgtgtgcacgcgcatgcatgtgtgtgtatattttttttttcatacagagCTTAGTTAATGTCACAGAATATACTGATTAAAGAAAactattactaatatttttaatatttaatttaaaaggtttacaaaaatttgttaaataattgctgcttgatatcaaattttgtatTCTCTCCTTTGTATAATCCAATTTGGTCTTGTGTAAGAGGTGGGTTTCTCATTTCTTATGTACTCCAACCTAATAACTGGTTCAGTTAGCTCTTTTAGTTATACtttggttgttattatttaaaactcTTGGTTTGCAAACCTATGTTCAAAAGTATTCAATCCATGACTCATTAGTAATTTCCCTTTCAAGCTCAATGTATATAGGACTACACAAAATTAGATCCTCGAAAATTTTCTTAAATTGTTCCCTTGACACTAGCAAAGCTTCTTACTGTGATACGAGTAATTTCATACAAAGCCTCCTATATATAAGGTTCTGAAAGCAATTTGGCTTTtttttctagcaaattgagtTACCACATAAAAGCTCCTTCATttgttgatagacagatagatatatgcaaatgtcATTCTCTAATGTTTAATTGAAAATGATGAATCTATAAAGTGTATAAGAATCTTGTTCAATACATCTTGCTCATAGCTTTTACAGGGATCAATTAGAAAGAAACCAGAAGCAGAAAATAATAACACTAAAGTCTCATAAATGTTGCAAACATCAACTTCATCTTTACAaactttatcaatatatttttagatatttataaaaatatattcctatggcagatgccagtgctgcctgactggctcccatgctggtggcatgcaataagcaccattcgtgcatgggttgttgccagtgccacatgtctggctccccatgccagtggcacgtaaaaagcaccatccgaacgtggttgatgccagcctcCAAATGTCTGGCACAAATATATCAGTGGAACTAAATAAAATACTTGCATATGCAAaagttgattttaaaaaatagaatttatatgTGTTGGTTTAGAAAGAATTAGATGGTTTTGTTTGAAATAAGAGATACTGCATACAAAATTATTTGTGACAATCTTCAACAAATGTGAAAGTAGAGGAAAAATACCATTtaactttctttcactttttaaatTGGAACCTATGTTTCATGACCATCTGAAgttgttgaaataattattaataaaatgataacaCTCATTCATAGAAGAAAATATTCCTTTTTCAAAACAGAAATCATTGTATTTCATTAGGAAATTGTAAAGCTGTGATAAATAACATGGCAATGGTCAAATAAGTTTTCTTTACAAGAGATTTTGCAGTATTAGACATATAAAGTTATTtaagcatgcataaataaaataacagaaatgtaCCATCAGATGAAACTATATGACCATGAGCTAGCCTAACAATGATTAATTTGTGAAGATGATGTCTTACAACCAGATtacatatgtaacaattattttatttttactaaattttcatgttttaatcatatattaatgttttttctttatattttcttctaaatcAGCAAGATTTAATTATTTGTCTCTAGGATACCACagagacattttatttttactaagcATACAATATTAATCAtcacaccccaccaccactaccatttttttcttctttttgttataCATTTCCTTTTAAATCAGCAAGACTTAATTCTCTCTCTTGCTCAGATACTACAGAGATATCAACTAAACCATATACATTTGGATTTCTCTCATTGAAACTCAATACATAAAGCCTTCTAATATTTTTGATGGTGATGAGCTGTTTTATATCACCCTTTCCACTAATAGGACAGATTTTGTTGAAACCGTGCACCAAAGAAGGTTCTTACAGTTAACAGTTTAGTGAAAATGAAGTAGAACCtgtttttgttagttttgtaAACTAAATTGAGCTTaggaaaaatatttcatattgatgTTTTGCTGTTAATGGTTCTGCTGATTAAGAGGACTCAAAAAATCTTTAGAGGCAATATTAATTGTAAGATTATTAATAAATGCTGACCATTTAGGTTCTATCAATGTCTTCTTTATAATGCAATGTAGAAAAGAATTTACTTACTACTTGCTTTCTTGTGCCAGAGTTTTTAAAAGAGAAGCCAGCctggaaaaaaaaagttcttACATAAGACAAAGCCATAAATTTAGAGGGAGATAAACAGATGACTGTACTGACTAGtatttgattagtactttattgacttcagaaagatgaaaggtaaagatgaccttgGAGAgagttgaacttagaatgtaatggGTTGGGACAAATAGCTATTTTGTTCAATGCTCTTACAAGTCTGTCAATCCAATCCACTACTCTCATGAATAATAATTTCCTTTGtgaggtgttggtggtagtataaGGATGAAATATAGCACAAAGTGAgaattaaattgaataaaaaacactgcaaaatcaataaaaacataaCCGTGTTGAAGACCACCTAGGGTGGTAATTCATTGGTAAGTCCCCATACAAAGTCACAGATTACTCTGCTGCATCAAAAGGTAtccaaacaggaagaaagaaactgaaaggacTTCTTTTGTTTATTATCACTTATTAATAAAAGCAAAGTCAGAATAGGCTTCTTCAACTCATCAATCTTGCTACTTCTATCCACTTTTTGTTAATACAATAAAAGGCAATACTCCTCCTTCTGCCCTCTCCTTCAAGTGCTACTTGAAGAAGCAGATGAAAGCTTAGCCGAAGAGGAAAACACCTGTCCTAAAACTTCTTAAACATGTTCATTACACAACTTCTTTCACTACAGTCAGTAGATAGAGAAAGACTAACCACACCAACCTGCCAATGAAAGTGGTAGGTTAATTTTCACTATTGACTCAGCTGATTGTCATGGCAGTGATATCATCTGTGCATGAGGACATAACACTCCCGTGACTTAGTTCAAGTGGGATGTCCTTTGAAGTTTCCATCCTTTGCAGCAATGGTTCCCAGCACCAACACATGCTTGACAGACTGGTGTGTGGTACAAAATGGTTTTGAAAGGTGGCCATTTAGTTTGATCACTGAACAGGTGCCGCTATACACTGTAGTAATCAAGCCTCTGAAAACAGAATTGAAACCAACTGCTCTTAGTTCAACCACTAGATAGAGGTACACAACTTTGTCAAAAGAACTGAACTAAGTCAAACTGACCAATGCTCCACTGAAGCCAGATCTATTCTCAACTGGCTCAACAATGATGAGAAGATTGTTGAGGACAGATCTACAAGGGATCACTCAAGAGTTTGTATGTCTTCACACCAACCTCTTGGCAAGCATTTTGCATTTAGCTTGAGTTGTGGGCCTGAAGATCTCTATCACATCTCTGTTTTTTAGGTCCTCAGCAGTGCATCCTTACAACTGAAGTACATAGAGAGGCTTTCATGTTTCATATGGTTATTCCTACACAGCACATCATTTGTGGTTTGTCTTTTGACAGATGAGTTTCTTTTGTACTATACTATTCTCTATAAGCTATCTCTTTGTTAAAAGTTAAAATGTTActctaatttttctctttaatcaTCAATAACAGCTGATTATCATCAACATGTGGTTGATAGTCCCTGTTATTTCCCCTTTAATTAGTTCTCTAATCTGGTCACTGAAGTATCTGCACAATGAAAGATGTTTCAACTTCCTGTCCAGGTCTATCTATTGATCTTTTCTAAGCTGATAGGAAAGGCCACAAATCTGTAATGCATTTAACCAACTtatgttaaccctttcattaccaacctggctgaaaccagctctggctctaagtacaaatgtcttgttttcttaagtttttaattaaaatcttccaccaaactt
Protein-coding sequences here:
- the LOC106873282 gene encoding cytochrome c1, heme protein, mitochondrial isoform X1 — protein: MASLLNNGLRPVLSRWPANFHIQKAGFSFKNSGTRKQVVYTLVGLTGLGAATYAVAVNQAVFASGALHPPKYAWKHQGIFDAFDHASIRRGYQVYKQVCAACHSMRYLCYRNLIDVSHTEDEARIEAEEIQVLDGPDDDGNMFERPGKLSDRFPKPYANDEAARAANNGALPPDLSLITSAREGGEDYIFSILTGYCDPPAGVTLQEGTHYNPYFAGGAIGMAQALYNEIIEYDDGTPATQSQLAMDVTTFLKWAAEPEHDTRKKMAMKAAVIFGLLISVSFYYKRHKWSVLKSRKIAFKPR
- the LOC106873282 gene encoding cytochrome c1, heme protein, mitochondrial isoform X2, which translates into the protein MASLLNNGLRPVLSRWPANFHIQKVYTLVGLTGLGAATYAVAVNQAVFASGALHPPKYAWKHQGIFDAFDHASIRRGYQVYKQVCAACHSMRYLCYRNLIDVSHTEDEARIEAEEIQVLDGPDDDGNMFERPGKLSDRFPKPYANDEAARAANNGALPPDLSLITSAREGGEDYIFSILTGYCDPPAGVTLQEGTHYNPYFAGGAIGMAQALYNEIIEYDDGTPATQSQLAMDVTTFLKWAAEPEHDTRKKMAMKAAVIFGLLISVSFYYKRHKWSVLKSRKIAFKPR